Proteins encoded within one genomic window of Bombina bombina isolate aBomBom1 chromosome 1, aBomBom1.pri, whole genome shotgun sequence:
- the ZC2HC1C gene encoding zinc finger C2HC domain-containing protein 1C codes for MARLHMAPNPYREGLGEAKLPSLRQDIQAPKIMSRLEQLRYEYQDRVLKQKDEKMLTLLAREQENTPKRVTSFTLGTVPNHSDALKHPERKQHLSQNQYPASRPSIWESEDKKWASNWTVAKKSFGVDRAYPLKPVSHRKFPENMTLGVSNHHRSPSANSSGVKPLLPEYVRSKSGPSRTDPWQQLQEREYSLEAEIRKKEKLLREKLRRTEEELRRIQREKELAELEEKRLNEIQEGRKRVTKTQKKAEKSYPYMYSTDEGEDKKRSYRSHAESRPYQVEESSLPTGTPSPPPADLLYRTGRLKREHKVTSHTTNIARTQSISPKYEEDQGPLLSLRTPPALADENHTVDSDGDEERFPVVTAPDGLDVKLVPCGICGRRFAQQRLEKHMEACRKLQNSKRKVFDSSLARAKGTDLEQFLQTKGRAPPPATQVQKRTWRQKHESFMRTIQQAREVQHVIAKGGKLSDLPPPPPEENPDYVPCPHCNRRFAPRAAERHIPKCETIKSKPRPPPQQRR; via the exons ATGGCGCGCTTGCACATGGCACCAAATCCTTACAGAGAAGGCCTTGGTGAAGCAAAGCTACCATCCTTGAGACAAGACATACAGGCCCCTAAAATCATGTCCAGGTTGGAACAGCTGAGGTACGAATACCAGGATAGAGTCCTAAAACAAAAAGATGAGAAGATGCTCACACTTCTTGCACGGGAGCAAGAAAACACCCCTAAGAGGGTAACTAGCTTTACTCTAGGGACTGTGCCAAATCATTCTGATGCTCTCAAACACCCAGAAAGGAAGCAGCACTTATCTCAAAACCAGTATCCTGCTTCTCGTCCAAGTATATGGGAATCAGAAGATAAGAAATGGGCCTCAAACTGGACAGTAGCAAAGAAGAGTTTTGGAGTAGACAGAGCATATCCTTTAAAACCAGTATCTCATCGCAAGTTTCCAGAAAACATGACTCTAGGAGTAAGTAATCACCACCGTTCACCATCGGCAAATTCATCAGGGGTCAAACCTCTTCTCCCGGAATATGTCCGTTCCAAATCTGGGCCTAGCAGGACTGATCCATGGCAACAGCTGCAAGAAAGAGAATACAGTCTAGAAGCCGAGATCCGCAAAAAGGAGAAGCTGCTGAGAGAGAAGCTACGCAGGACGGAAGAAGAACTACGCAGGATACAGAGGGAGAAGGAGCTTGCTGAGCTGGAGGAGAAAAGGTTAAATGAGATCCAGGAAGGAAGAAAGAGGGTAACCAagacccaaaaaaaagcagagaagAGCTACCCCTACATGTATTCGACAGATGAGGGAGAAGATAAAAAAAGAAGCTATAGGAGCCATGCAGAAAGTAGACCATATCAGGTAGAGGAGTCAAGCTTACCTACAGGTACACCCAGTCCTCCCCCGGCAGATCTGCTGTACAGAACTGGGAGGCTAAAGAGAGAACATAAAGTCACCAGCCACACAACAAATATTGCTCGTACCCAATCTATTTCGCCCAAATATGAAGAGGATCAGGGTCCTCTTTTGTCACTGAGAACACCTCCTGCTTTAGCTGATGAAAATCATACAGTGGATTCTGATGGCGATGAAGAGAGATTTCCTGTTGTTACTGCTCCTGATGGGTTGGATGTGAAGTTAGTGCCCTGTGGCATTTGTGGTCGACGGTTTGCACAGCAACGCCTGGAGAAGCACATGGAGGCCTGTAGGAAATTGCAGAACTCCAAGAGGAAAGTATTCGACTCATCTTTAGCTCGAGCGAAGGGAACAGACCTGGAACAGTTTCTCCAAACCAAAGGCAGGGCTCCACCTCCTGCTACTCAG GTCCAGAAACGCACTTGGCGGCAAAAGCATGAGTCCTTCATGCGCACCATACAACAGGCACGTGAGGTACAACATGTCATAGCGAAAGGTGGCAAACTGTCAGATCTGCCACCTCCACCCCCTGAGGAAAACCCTGACTATGTGCCCTGCCCTCATTGCAACCGACGATTTGCCCCACGTGCAGCAGAGAGGCATATACCCAAATGTGAGACAATCAAGAGTAAGCCTCGCCCCCCTCCACAGCAGAGACGATAG